From the genome of Nicotiana tabacum cultivar K326 chromosome 2, ASM71507v2, whole genome shotgun sequence:
tcaaaatttctagaattacaactaaacgtCCAAATcttatcaaaccaactccaaatgacaccaaattttggagacaagttctaaatatcataacagacctattctaagTCCCAAAAATCAAATTCCAATCTCggtagctaaaagtcaacctacggtcaaacgtttcaacttcaaattgtcaaAATTCTCCAAATCAACATAAATCAACCTACAGACGTCCAAAATCAATTCCGGGCATAACACGAATCCgaaatcacaatacggagctatcagagccatcaaaacacaGTTCggaggtcgttttcacaaaaatcaaagtttggtcaatattttctaatttaaacatctaagtcaagaatcaaaggatccaaatcaacccgaaagcttctCGAAACGAAACTAACCgatcccacaagtcataaaatcatgAACATACGCgtgtgaagcataaaaagggATAACATAtcgcaattacacaaaatgatcgatcgggtcgttacactcccCTTCAATAAAAATAATGACGATGAGGAAGAAATAGGAAGGAGCCCCACATTTGGATATTTAACATGAAAGATCGTGCAAATGGCTAATCTAAGACTAATTCTAACACATGAAAAGAATTGTATTTGGGACATTTTTTCAACCTCTAATGCCAAAAAGTCCAAAAGAGCCACCTGAATTCACCTTCAGTATGACTATAAAAATGTCGTTCTTTCTCtatgtttacaaagtaaataGACAAATGAATAAAACAATGTAAGCCCCTTCTTTCAACAATTCATCCACACACTGTCCATAAAGCTTCTTGTCAAACTAATTCAATGGACTTGTAGACAAATAAGGTACCCTTTCAGCTAGGGAagggaataaataaataaataataatataagaaaAAATCATATAGTACATTGCAAGatttaatttgttttttcttCATTCCCCTTAATTGACTATTTCTTGTTTTTGCACCAAGTCATTAATTATGAGTATTTGGTGCCTTGTTTTGTGAACGTTAAGGAAGATATAACTTGTAAGTTAGTTTATTCTTTACCAACTTTGTCCTGTTAACCACCAACTTATAACATAGTAGTTGTTTTAGTATACCTTGATATTTCTTCCATTGATACTCTATGCTACTTAGAGTGTCACAAAACTTTAATATCTGCATGAAAAATTGGTCAAATTAACAATTGAAAAACAGAAAAAGCAAAACAATTTAAGATAGAGAAGTAGGTTAAAACCCTATCGACACCAAACAGATAATAATATGACATGTGCCTTTTCCCTATTCTTTTATTACCTAATTATGATTAATTAATGTGTATTTTTACCTAACTTATTTCTTAGTCGCAATATATCGATTTGGTATAAACACCGAATTTCATTAATTTTTACAGAAAATAGAGCTCTTGTACACGTCTCTTGGCCACTAATATCTTATACTCCTttataatgaaaaagaaaattccTATAATTAGTTAGTCTTTTTCCCAAATATTCTTTAGTAGGAATATatttcttaaaagaaaaaagaaaacaagacaaaattaaGAATGAATAGTTCTAAAAAGAGTTCACGTTGTGGAACCTCAGATATCCAATCCAATCCAACGATGAGAAGAAGGCCCACTGATATCAGGAATCTCTGGGCCTTGGGATTCGAGACGTTGAAATCATGTCAAATAAATGGGCCCCAACAACTATAGGACCCACACGGCCACTCCTCCTACTTGACGCGACCATTTATCTCTTGGCCCACTTCCACTTTTCACCGTTCGATTGAAAACGAAACgcccccccctctctctctcatTATAATCAGTAATGTAGTGCAGTTTTTCGCGgggattctctctctctctctgtctctgtCTCTGTCTATACGTATACTTATCAGCTTTTGGAGTATTACTCTCAGTTCTCTTTTTTACTCCTCCGGTTTTCAAGAAAACGTTACATGCTCTATTCCAAGAAGATTTTCTTTTGGCTTTTGGAACTCTCAGCTATACCTTTCTTTGCGTTTAATGTAAGTACATTCATTTCTGCAAGttcccctttcttttctttttttccttttttaccaCTCTAAATCTTGAAATGGGGTTTCAATGATTATTGTGTTCTGGTCTGCAatttttgttgaaatttattttctttctttttttactaCTCTAAATCTGATTTACTTGTTTTACCACTGAAAATCTTGAAATGGGGTTTCAATGAGTATTGTGTTATGGGTCTGCATTTAtcttgaaattatttttctttctattttaccACTCTAAATCTTGATAtgagattttattaattttgtgtTATGGGTCtgcattttcttgatattttttcAATGGAATGAGATAGAATAGCCCTTTTTTGTAATAAATCTTTGCACAGTAATGTTATGAGTAATGTGAGTGAAGGTCTTAGGTGTTCTttttagctattttgactatGTTTAATTCTTGGAATGAGCTCCATTTAGCTGGATCTGTGAGTCTGGTTTTAATTTCATTCAACCATATTAATACTTCTGATTATCGGCTCTCAAAGAAATAGATTCATAACACTTTGGGTCCAGTTGGGTAAGAGGTGTCCAATCTGTTCATCATTAAGGTGTTTGTAATATGTGGCTTTGTGTACAGAATCTTGTGATTGAAGAGTCAGAaaaagatgatattttgatgcTTTTTGTCCAATTAGGATTTGATTTTCACTTTTGTCAGGTTATCTACAGGCATGCCTTTTCATGTGAAGAAAATATGTCTTATTGGGTTTCCAATCAAATGCTTTTTGCTGGTTTTAGTCTAATAAGTTTGGATATGAATGGAACTATGGAAGTCTTTATAGCAACACAAGTTTATGGAAAGCCCATATTTCTGGTTTTCAATTCTGATTCTTTTCACTAAATTATATACAGATCTGTCCTGGAAACTACAGCTGTGTAACTGCTTTTGTAACAAATCTTTTGTGTCACTTCTTAGAAGgctgaaggggagccttggagcaaaggtaaagttgtctccatgtgacctataagtcacgggttcaagccgtggaatcAGCCGctgatgcttgcatcagggtaggTTGCCTACATCACACTCCATTGGGGTGCAGCCCTTCTCTGGACCCTGCGTAAACGCACGGTGCTTCGTGCACAGGGTGCAGTAATATGAACTTTGCACTTGCTGAAATTCTCTCATTTCTGCCAATCCATTACTTGTCCAGTTTGCTTTAAGTTCAAATCCATGCTTTGTGAATATGAAATGGTTTAATCATATTACTGCCCCCTGTACTCTTTGCCAATCTGCTTACTGTGACTTGCTGGTATAGCTCACACAGTTGGCTAATTACCTATTCTAAATAAGCAAAAGCGTTGATTGCATACTACTATAAAAAGATATCGACCACTGATTTAAAGCATTTAGTATATTGGTCTTCTAAAATTTTAATTCTATATTCAGTTTAGAGTCATTACTCAGCATACTTGGCACAATGCGTTAACTCTTTACGAAGCTGCTGTTTTCTGTCAAACACCCAACTCCACTAGGAGTGTTGCTTTGTTAGGCCTGAATGATTACATACTAGTTCAAGAAGTAGGATAGATGTTTTTTTTAGGAGCTCTTGTTTTAATAGATATTTCGTGCAATTGTTTTCTATAGAAGTCCTTGTGGTTGGGCATATCCTTCAAATCCTTTCATAGTGATACATGAGCAGTGGATCCTGTAACATATCTctgttgtgatttttattttacaaCATTGTTTCAGGAATATTACTTAGATAACAAGGCAGGAGTATGAGACTTTATGCCATGTGAAGTGAAATCAAATAATGAGCCGGTGAAGCCTATTTTGAGAATGGGGCACAGACTAGAAACTACACGTCATCATGAAAGCTCCAGTGCTGGAGCTGAAGAAGAGATCAAATCATCCCGAGCAAATCGAAGTTCAAAGTCCAGAGACAAGTATAAAGTCGAAAACACAGTCGATAAACCATACATTAACAGGCATCATGACTCAAGCAAGACGGTCAAGCAAAATGTTATACAGTTGACCTGTTCCGACAATTCGTTTGGGAGTAAGGAAAACAAAGATGACGAGCTTGTCAAGTACATGTCCAATTTGCCAGGTTATCTGCAGCATGCAGAAAAGGGAAAGAATATTCAAGGGAAGGCTTTGAATTTTGGAGTCCTTGATTGGGAGCGTCTGGAGAAATGGAAGTATAATGAACGTATGCCTGCAAAGTGTCATCGTAAAACGTTATCAGTTAGTTCTCCATTTGTTGCTGGAAGGCCTCCCACTGCATATGGCATGCCTTCTCAGAGAAAGCAAATGCCATCACCGGGTGGTTCGTCTTCTGAACAAAAGTTTGCAGAACCTGTCCAGCGATCCCAATCAGAGTTTATGCAGACCCAGGATTTGCAAACTTCTCGGTGCCCAACAAAGCATGGGAAGCAGAAACAATGTCTTAGGAAGGAGATACCATCTCACAGGCGCAATTCCGAGCTAAATATTGGTAAATACATGGGCAGTGAAGATTTATCCTCGGTACAGATTAAGAATGTCAACATTCCCAAAAGAGAGATCAAATTCGACAACGAAGTCAATCTTACTACCCAAAATTGCACTGCTGAACCCAAGAATATCGTTCTATTGGTTCCGAAACATCGTTCAGAAACAAGTATGGAGGACTCTCAATTCTCAGAATCCCGAAAATCTTTTGATGAGCAACCAGCTGAGGTGATGAGGACCAGATTTTCTGACTGTTCTTCTCTGGAGTCCTACTCTAGTGAACTGTGTGCTGTTCCGCATTCGTGTCCTCTGCCCGCTAGCTCTGCAACGAATACAGAGTCTCATGTGAAGCAACACCAATTGCCTAATGCTCGAGGCATAAAGTCAGATTTATGCTCATCCCCATGTCAAAATGAGAGGATAACTACACGCTCTTCATTTGATGCCAAATATCTGAATCACCATAAATGTGATGCAGAATTGGGAGTCCCAGCTGAGACTTCACAGAGAAAGGATTTGGACACTGCAGAGCAGCCAGTGGCAAAGGGAAGACATCCGTCCCCTAATAAGAGATTTAGCTTCAGTCTTAGTCGAATGAGCAGAAGTTTCAGTTTTAAGGAGACCTCGGCTGTTTCACCATCGAATAGTACAAATAGCATCCCGAAGTCTGGCCCCGTTGGAGCTTCTTCCAGTGTGAATACCAGTAATCTAGAGAAGCCAAATGCTGGTGTCAGAGGGAGATCTAGCCCTTTGAGAAGACTCCTAGACCCACTGCTGAGGCCTAAGGGGATGCATTCAGCTGAGACTTGTCCGCCTCCTAATGGAAACTCAAATGGCAATACTTTGCCCACTAACCACAGTAAGCACGTTCGTATGAAAAAGCATCAGCCCTCAACTCTTCAGGCTCTTCTGCAGCTTACACTTAAGGATGGAGTTCCATTTTTTAAACTTGTGGTTGACGATGATGGTGGTATTCTTGCTGCAGCTGTAAAGAAGTTACCAACATATGGGAAGGGTGGAAGTAGCTTGGTTTATGCTTTCTATGCAGTCCATGAAATTAAAAGGAAGAGTGGGGGTTGGATGAGCCAGGGACCAAAAGAGAAAAGTGCTGGCTTTGGTTATAAAGTGATCGGTCAGATGGAGATTTCTAGTTCCAAAGTTCTGAATTCAAGTATAAATGACCACAAAAACATATCTGTGCGAAGGGAATCTGTCTTGTATAGCATTGATTCTGGACGAGTGGACAAGCAAGTGCCTGATTCTTCTCAAAAAAGAGAGCTGGCCGCCATTGTCGTTATGAACTCAAGTCAAAACCAAATTGGTGCAGATACACCATTTGATCAATACAAACAAGGTATGCAGCATTTACCTGGAGAGACCTGTGAAGCAGGAGAAAGCAAGACATGTGGTGACGTTGTAGTCATTCTTCCTGGCGGTACACATAGCTTGCCAAATGATGGAGCTCCTTCCTCATTGCTTGAACGATGGAGATCTGGTGGAGTATGTGATTGCGGAGGGTGGGATGTCGGTTGCAAGCTAAAAGTACTTGAACAGGACAAGAACTGCAGGAACCAAGATTTTCTAAACCTTTTCATTCAGGTACTTGTTTGTGTTATTCATTAACTATCACTTCGTTTAATGCTTCTCTTGATGAGGCTTCAATAACATTTGGTCTTCACAGGGAGGGGATCAGAGGAGCAAGCCTATCTTCAGCATGGCACCACTCAAGAATGGACTGTACTCTGTTGAATTTGATTCATCGGTTCCTTTGTTAGAGGCATTCTCCATCTGTGTCTCGGCCCTGACTAGTCACAAACTAGCTGATATCTTCCAAATTGGATCTCTAGGACAGAAGGCGATGAAGACTTCAACCACTGTCCAAGCACAAGTCCCTCAAAGATATGTGTCATCTCCACCTCCGTCACCTGTTGGAAGGATCTAGGTATATGATGAAAAGGAAACTGATGAAGCAAGAATCACTTTAACCAGATTATTTTAGCTACTTGATCATAGCATGTTCTCAACTGCAACTCACTGAGAATCTGTGGTTCGAATAAGTCATCTTCTACCTCTCATTTTGTACGTCTTTGATCAGCTGTAAATTCTCTCTTATATTTAGGAAATAATGTCAATGCCGCAAGGTATAGTAGAATGAACTCGGTGGAAAAGGCTATAGAGAAAGTAGAACTCTTTAAATATACAGTGTCTGGATTCCGCTTCCTTTGTTTTTATCAAAGGTAATGTTGACAGTCTTACTGTTATTGAGGTTTCTGAAACTCGTTAAACTAGAGACTTATGCCTATATAttatgttgatgttgctgtgcatCATTCCAACACATTTACACTCCAGAGACCTATTTAAAGAATTATCTTGATGTTCTTTTCCCAGGATCTCAAGCTTTGTTGTTTCTGTATCAAAATCCTATAACTCGAAAACTAAATTTTTTTATGCTGATATTGATGGAAATTATAGAAGATTGGGATTCAAATCCCAGCCGTCAGCCGAGACAAAATCCAAAGTGGGAGAGTtactaaaaaatacaaaaaagaaatgtACACCTGAAcagaatagaagagggaaatttTGTACAGAATGAAATCAGATGTTTGTTATAAATTCAGAAGGGGAAAAGATCTATCTCGTTGCTTGCCTCATAGCCAAGTCATGGTAAAAGCTTTCAAACATTCCTCTTTAATCTGATTATACTAGTAGTTTGTCTCGTTAATAATAGCCTAATAGGTTACAAAACTTATGACAATATACGATTTCAACTCCCTCAAACAGCTTTCTCGTTCACAATTTACAGGTCAATATACGAGGCATGGTGAAGACAGACGAACCATTGCCCATCAACCTTCTCAAACACATTAGTCGCGAACTGTTTTCCCCAGCTGCTGTCCTTTGTCTTCACCATTTCAATGCATGTAATGTACCCAATATCGCCTCTAACATGAACTTGGACATCCCTTATCTCTATATCAAGTGAGAAATCATATTCTGCCCACACAAACTCCCAGCTTCCCATTACAAGATCATAACCAGATATGCCACTCACGCCTGGGTGCACGATGCATGTATTCTCACCCCTCGACCATAGGCCTTGCATAGAAGCTAAATCCCCAGTCCTGAAAGCATTGTAAAATCGAGCATTTGTTGCTAGTAAAGCTGCTTTACTGTTCTCCTGGAGAAGCCGGAGGCTATCCCTGAGTTTTGCTGTTCTCCTCATTAATAGCAGTCTTTAAATCTCGAAACAATGTTTCTTCATTTTGCAAGATGCTTTCACCACTCAGAGTTCCTTCTGAATCCTCACTTGTGACTTGGCATCGTCCCAAAGATAATGAACGGGATGCTTGCCTAAAAGGTGCTGCTCTGGATAAATACACAATTAGACCATTTAGCTTAAGAGGAGAAATCTAATGTAATTCAAACAGAAGGCTAAAGAAGAACGAGAGAGAAATAGATGTTAATCTGACATGCTACATGCAGTACCTATTTGAAGACTTGTCCAAAACACTGACCGGTAAAAATGATGGACAAAAGTTTACACTTTGGAACTTGGAAATGACAAGAATCGAGAGATACAACTACAAGCTGTCACTAGGAGGAGTCAATATACAAATGCTTTCTGAAAGCATAGGTTATTTACATGAGGAAGATTTTACAACGATTTCTTCCCGTAAAACATATCAAATCCGCGAAAAGGCCAAGTTCTTTTTCTTAGATGCACCTTTTATCCAACTCTGGAAACCAAAtctctcctaattaattaatgttCAGCTTCAACTTAAGTACAGGTCCAAATAGCAATGAACAAGGGATCAAATTCAAAAGCAACTGATCTCTCAAGGGAAGACCATACTGTTTCCAATTCCAAA
Proteins encoded in this window:
- the LOC107810531 gene encoding uncharacterized protein LOC107810531 produces the protein MPCEVKSNNEPVKPILRMGHRLETTRHHESSSAGAEEEIKSSRANRSSKSRDKYKVENTVDKPYINRHHDSSKTVKQNVIQLTCSDNSFGSKENKDDELVKYMSNLPGYLQHAEKGKNIQGKALNFGVLDWERLEKWKYNERMPAKCHRKTLSVSSPFVAGRPPTAYGMPSQRKQMPSPGGSSSEQKFAEPVQRSQSEFMQTQDLQTSRCPTKHGKQKQCLRKEIPSHRRNSELNIGKYMGSEDLSSVQIKNVNIPKREIKFDNEVNLTTQNCTAEPKNIVLLVPKHRSETSMEDSQFSESRKSFDEQPAEVMRTRFSDCSSLESYSSELCAVPHSCPLPASSATNTESHVKQHQLPNARGIKSDLCSSPCQNERITTRSSFDAKYLNHHKCDAELGVPAETSQRKDLDTAEQPVAKGRHPSPNKRFSFSLSRMSRSFSFKETSAVSPSNSTNSIPKSGPVGASSSVNTSNLEKPNAGVRGRSSPLRRLLDPLLRPKGMHSAETCPPPNGNSNGNTLPTNHSKHVRMKKHQPSTLQALLQLTLKDGVPFFKLVVDDDGGILAAAVKKLPTYGKGGSSLVYAFYAVHEIKRKSGGWMSQGPKEKSAGFGYKVIGQMEISSSKVLNSSINDHKNISVRRESVLYSIDSGRVDKQVPDSSQKRELAAIVVMNSSQNQIGADTPFDQYKQGMQHLPGETCEAGESKTCGDVVVILPGGTHSLPNDGAPSSLLERWRSGGVCDCGGWDVGCKLKVLEQDKNCRNQDFLNLFIQGGDQRSKPIFSMAPLKNGLYSVEFDSSVPLLEAFSICVSALTSHKLADIFQIGSLGQKAMKTSTTVQAQVPQRYVSSPPPSPVGRI